One Deinococcus aestuarii DNA segment encodes these proteins:
- a CDS encoding DUF1905 domain-containing protein yields MNLEFSGELWHWAGPAPWYFVAVPVRECRVLQTASKFVTYGWGMIPAQVRIGETEYRTSLFPKEGRYLVPVKASVRRAERLEEGAEVRVCLRVGV; encoded by the coding sequence ATGAACCTCGAATTCAGCGGCGAACTCTGGCACTGGGCGGGACCTGCTCCCTGGTACTTCGTCGCCGTCCCGGTGCGGGAGTGCAGAGTCTTGCAGACCGCCTCGAAGTTCGTGACCTACGGCTGGGGCATGATTCCCGCCCAGGTCCGCATCGGCGAAACCGAGTACAGGACCTCCCTGTTTCCCAAGGAGGGCCGCTACCTCGTACCCGTCAAGGCGAGTGTTCGCCGGGCCGAACGTCTGGAGGAGGGCGCCGAGGTGCGGGTGTGCCTGCGGGTCGGGGTCTGA
- a CDS encoding beta-galactosidase, with product MTPPVASTPPHLLLGSCDYPEHVPRDRWETYARQQRDLGLTFVRLAEFAWSRIEPRPGEFDWAWLDEAVEAYHAAGLRVVLCTPTATPPAWLIRSHPEILPYDEEGRVREFGSRRHYDFASPVYREHSRRITRAIAERYGNHPAVVGWQTDNEFACHNTGRSYGGASAAAFPGWLRERYGTLEALNEAWGNVFWSMEYDDWAQMKPPILTVTEANPAHILDFFRFASDQIASFQREQVEILRERSPGRFVTHNFMIFESGFDHYDVARGLDFATWDNYPTGMLEFFAGRMVGEDAKLRFARTGHPDLVGWNHDVYRGLLRGAGRLGREGEGTPSGFWVMEQQCGQVNWAPFNPLPADGAVALWTAQAWAHGADVVSYFRWRAAPMAQEVLHSGLLRHDETPDRGYEEVRALDQNLFPVGEVPARVALLHDYESLWLYDVQPHSASLSYWAQTVTYYRALRSLGVDVDILHPDADLSGYAVVVAPAITLATEERAARWWTATEGGARLVCGPRTGFRTVSGQTWAQGQPGPLTELLGVRLLQFDSLRPGLTQRMAGPDGEFEAHAWAESYRLTGAEAMFTYVGGPQDGLPAVTRQGRATVIGAHSEALIRAVLRGVLAEAGVEMVDLPDGVRLSRRAGVTLVQNWNPEAVEWEGRTLAPVSFEVVETPTPPSDDSRPAQVG from the coding sequence ATGACCCCACCCGTCGCCTCCACCCCCCCTCACCTCCTGCTGGGCTCGTGCGACTACCCCGAGCATGTGCCGCGTGACCGCTGGGAGACGTACGCCCGGCAGCAGCGCGACCTCGGCCTGACCTTCGTGCGCCTCGCCGAGTTCGCCTGGAGCCGCATCGAGCCCCGCCCCGGCGAGTTCGACTGGGCGTGGCTGGACGAGGCGGTGGAGGCGTACCACGCCGCCGGACTGCGGGTGGTGCTGTGTACCCCGACCGCGACCCCGCCCGCGTGGCTGATCCGGTCGCACCCCGAAATCCTGCCGTACGACGAGGAGGGCCGGGTCCGGGAGTTCGGCTCACGGCGGCACTACGACTTCGCCTCGCCCGTGTACCGGGAACACTCGCGGCGCATCACCCGGGCCATCGCGGAGCGGTACGGCAACCACCCGGCGGTCGTCGGCTGGCAGACCGACAACGAGTTCGCCTGCCACAACACCGGGAGGAGCTACGGCGGGGCGAGCGCGGCGGCCTTTCCCGGCTGGCTGCGGGAGAGGTACGGCACGCTGGAGGCGCTGAACGAGGCGTGGGGCAACGTCTTCTGGAGCATGGAGTACGACGACTGGGCGCAGATGAAGCCACCCATCCTGACCGTGACGGAGGCGAACCCCGCCCACATCCTCGATTTCTTCCGCTTCGCCTCCGACCAGATCGCCAGCTTCCAGCGAGAGCAGGTCGAGATTTTGCGCGAACGCTCGCCGGGGCGCTTCGTCACCCACAACTTCATGATCTTCGAGAGCGGCTTCGACCACTATGACGTGGCGCGGGGGCTCGACTTCGCCACCTGGGACAACTACCCGACCGGGATGCTGGAATTCTTCGCGGGGCGCATGGTGGGCGAGGACGCCAAACTCCGCTTCGCCCGCACCGGGCACCCCGATCTGGTGGGGTGGAACCACGACGTCTACCGGGGGCTGCTGAGGGGAGCGGGAAGGCTGGGCCGCGAGGGCGAGGGCACCCCGAGCGGCTTCTGGGTGATGGAGCAGCAGTGCGGGCAGGTGAACTGGGCCCCTTTCAACCCCCTCCCCGCCGACGGGGCCGTTGCCCTTTGGACGGCCCAGGCGTGGGCGCACGGGGCCGACGTGGTGAGCTACTTCCGCTGGCGGGCTGCCCCGATGGCCCAGGAAGTCCTGCACTCGGGCCTCCTCCGGCACGACGAGACGCCGGACCGGGGCTACGAGGAAGTGAGGGCGCTCGATCAAAACCTCTTCCCCGTCGGCGAGGTGCCTGCCCGGGTCGCTCTCCTCCACGACTACGAGAGCCTGTGGCTGTATGACGTGCAACCCCACAGCGCCAGCCTGAGCTACTGGGCGCAGACGGTGACGTATTACCGGGCGCTGCGTTCCCTCGGGGTGGACGTGGACATCCTGCACCCGGACGCGGATCTGAGCGGGTACGCGGTCGTCGTGGCCCCGGCGATCACGCTGGCGACCGAGGAACGGGCGGCCCGCTGGTGGACGGCGACGGAGGGCGGCGCCCGGCTGGTCTGCGGACCCCGCACGGGCTTCCGCACGGTGAGCGGGCAGACGTGGGCGCAGGGGCAACCGGGACCGCTCACGGAGCTGCTCGGCGTGAGGCTCCTGCAATTCGACTCGCTGCGGCCCGGCCTGACGCAGAGAATGGCGGGGCCGGACGGAGAGTTCGAGGCCCACGCCTGGGCGGAGAGCTACCGGCTGACGGGGGCAGAGGCCATGTTCACCTACGTCGGCGGCCCGCAGGACGGCCTGCCCGCCGTCACCCGGCAGGGCCGCGCGACCGTCATCGGCGCCCACTCCGAGGCCCTGATCCGCGCCGTGCTGCGGGGCGTGCTGGCCGAGGCGGGGGTCGAGATGGTGGACCTCCCAGACGGGGTGCGCCTCAGCCGCCGGGCGGGCGTGACGCTCGTGCAGAACTGGAACCCGGAGGCGGTGGAGTGGGAGGGCCGGACGCTCGCGCCCGTGAGCTTCGAGGTCGTGGAGACGCCGACCCCGCCGAGTGACGATTCCCGCCCGGCGCAGGTAGGGTAG
- the rsmI gene encoding 16S rRNA (cytidine(1402)-2'-O)-methyltransferase encodes MTAESPSSRVWLVPTPVGNLGDITLRAVEVLRGADAVACEDTRRTGALLTHLGIRRPLVRLDAHTMHRAPAVLEEHPRLAYVTDAGTPGISDPGAELVRAAVAAGVPVEVLPGPTAFVPALVLSGLPGARFTFEGFLPRSGRERRERLAAVAARAETTVLYESPHRLADTLGDLAGACGPERQASVTRELSKRFEETARGTLADLAAHFSGEVRGEIVVVVAGRPAGEAAPGEEVPDPTALARGWADEGRSARDIRELLIARGLRKNDAYALALRVTSSS; translated from the coding sequence GTGACCGCCGAGTCCCCCTCCTCCCGCGTCTGGCTGGTGCCGACCCCGGTGGGCAACCTCGGGGACATCACCTTGCGGGCGGTGGAGGTGCTGCGTGGGGCGGACGCGGTGGCGTGCGAGGACACCCGGCGCACGGGCGCGCTGCTCACCCACCTGGGCATCCGCCGTCCCCTCGTGCGGCTCGACGCCCACACCATGCACCGCGCTCCGGCCGTGCTGGAGGAACACCCCCGCCTCGCCTACGTGACCGACGCGGGCACACCGGGGATCAGCGATCCGGGCGCCGAACTCGTGCGGGCGGCGGTCGCGGCGGGCGTCCCGGTCGAGGTGCTGCCCGGCCCCACCGCCTTCGTGCCCGCGCTGGTGCTGTCGGGGCTGCCGGGCGCCCGCTTCACCTTCGAGGGCTTCTTGCCCCGCTCCGGGCGGGAGCGCCGTGAACGCCTCGCCGCCGTCGCCGCCCGGGCCGAGACGACCGTGCTCTACGAGAGCCCGCACCGCCTCGCCGACACGCTGGGGGACCTCGCGGGCGCGTGCGGCCCCGAGCGGCAGGCCAGCGTGACCCGCGAACTCTCCAAGCGCTTCGAGGAGACGGCGCGCGGGACCCTGGCGGACCTCGCCGCCCACTTCTCGGGAGAGGTGCGCGGCGAGATCGTGGTCGTGGTGGCTGGGCGCCCGGCGGGGGAGGCCGCCCCCGGCGAGGAAGTGCCCGACCCCACGGCCCTCGCGCGGGGGTGGGCCGACGAGGGGAGAAGCGCCCGAGATATACGGGAATTGCTCATCGCCCGGGGTTTGCGTAAGAATGACGCTTACGCCCTGGCCCTGCGGGTCACGTCCTCCTCGTGA
- the pfkA gene encoding 6-phosphofructokinase encodes MTELHELPTEHPNPAGIRRLAVLTSGGDAPGMNAAIRAVVRTATHHGIEVVGVRRGFSGLHQGDLSVIGPRDVANTIQRGGTILLTARSRTWRSPEGRAKGAQNLRDWGVDGLVVIGGDGSFHGGHFLQEEHGIPVIGIPGTIDNDLYGTDHTIGYFTAVETALDAVDKLRDTGASHERIFVIEVMGRHAGHIALEVAVAGGAEEVFIPEDEKPVDGVVEIVKASVAKGKASSIIIVAEGYPGGAQGVADAIQAGTGLETRVSILGHIQRGGTPVSSDRVLASRLGEAAVHALMDGKKGVMVGRQGGAITHTPLHETWEKRKDVSRDLYRCAKTLSI; translated from the coding sequence GTGACCGAACTGCATGAACTCCCGACCGAGCACCCCAACCCCGCCGGTATCCGCCGCCTCGCCGTCCTGACGAGCGGGGGAGACGCCCCCGGCATGAACGCGGCGATCCGCGCGGTCGTGCGCACCGCCACCCACCACGGCATCGAGGTCGTGGGGGTGCGGCGGGGCTTTTCCGGCCTGCACCAGGGGGACCTCAGCGTGATCGGCCCGCGGGACGTGGCGAACACCATCCAGCGCGGCGGCACCATCCTCCTGACCGCCCGCTCGCGCACCTGGCGCAGCCCCGAGGGCCGGGCGAAGGGGGCGCAGAACCTGCGCGACTGGGGAGTGGATGGCCTCGTCGTGATCGGCGGCGACGGCTCCTTCCACGGCGGGCACTTCCTTCAGGAGGAGCACGGCATTCCGGTGATCGGGATTCCGGGCACCATCGACAACGACCTGTACGGCACCGACCACACCATCGGGTACTTCACGGCGGTCGAGACGGCCCTCGACGCGGTGGACAAGCTGCGCGACACGGGCGCCTCGCACGAGCGTATCTTCGTGATCGAGGTGATGGGTCGCCACGCCGGGCACATCGCCCTGGAGGTCGCCGTCGCCGGGGGCGCCGAGGAGGTCTTCATCCCCGAGGACGAGAAGCCCGTGGACGGTGTGGTCGAGATCGTGAAGGCCAGCGTCGCCAAGGGCAAGGCGAGTTCGATCATCATCGTCGCCGAGGGGTACCCGGGCGGCGCGCAGGGGGTGGCCGACGCCATCCAGGCCGGGACGGGGCTGGAGACCCGCGTCAGCATCCTGGGCCACATCCAGCGCGGCGGCACGCCCGTCAGCAGCGACCGGGTGCTCGCCAGCCGCCTCGGCGAGGCCGCCGTCCACGCCCTGATGGACGGCAAAAAAGGCGTCATGGTGGGCCGTCAGGGCGGCGCGATCACCCACACGCCCCTTCACGAGACCTGGGAGAAGCGCAAGGACGTGAGCCGCGACCTCTACCGCTGCGCGAAGACGCTGAGCATCTGA
- a CDS encoding 23S rRNA (pseudouridine(1915)-N(3))-methyltransferase RlmH, with product MRLHLITVGEPRLAYARAGWDEYERRLRRYHKVTLTRVTGKTQAQESEATLRAAGRAPLVLLDPRGRQYTSEGLSAYLDAQALGGVGELAFAIGGPEGHTESLRASAHALWSLSQLTLPHDLAMVVMVEALYRAATISAGEPYHRGG from the coding sequence ATGCGCCTGCACCTCATCACGGTGGGAGAGCCCCGCCTCGCCTACGCCCGCGCCGGGTGGGACGAGTACGAGCGGCGGCTGCGGCGGTATCACAAGGTGACGCTCACCCGCGTGACGGGCAAGACCCAGGCCCAGGAGTCCGAGGCCACCCTGCGGGCGGCGGGGCGCGCTCCCCTGGTCCTCCTCGACCCGCGCGGGCGCCAGTACACCAGCGAGGGCCTGAGCGCCTACCTCGACGCCCAGGCCCTCGGCGGGGTCGGCGAACTCGCCTTCGCCATCGGCGGCCCGGAGGGGCACACGGAGAGCCTGCGGGCCTCGGCCCACGCCCTCTGGAGCCTCTCCCAACTGACCCTGCCGCACGACCTGGCAATGGTGGTGATGGTGGAGGCCCTCTACCGGGCGGCGACGATCAGCGCGGGGGAGCCGTACCACCGGGGGGGGTGA
- a CDS encoding FKBP-type peptidyl-prolyl cis-trans isomerase, which yields MTQQELIVEKYQEGNGTPASPGKTVRVHYTGTLPDGRKFDSSRDRGEPIEFPLGVGYVIPGWDQGIAQLRVGDKARLTIPPHLGYGAAGVPGVIPPNSTLIFDVELVDVR from the coding sequence ATGACCCAGCAGGAACTGATCGTCGAGAAGTACCAGGAGGGCAACGGCACGCCCGCCTCACCGGGCAAGACCGTCCGCGTCCACTACACGGGCACGCTGCCCGACGGGCGCAAGTTCGACTCCAGCCGCGACCGGGGTGAGCCCATCGAGTTCCCGCTCGGCGTCGGCTACGTCATCCCCGGCTGGGATCAGGGCATCGCGCAGCTCCGGGTGGGGGACAAGGCGCGGCTGACTATTCCCCCGCACCTCGGGTACGGGGCGGCGGGCGTTCCAGGCGTGATCCCGCCGAACTCCACCCTGATCTTCGACGTGGAACTCGTGGACGTGCGCTGA
- the lepB gene encoding signal peptidase I → MPRVTPVPSRRSPGGDLLGELRAFWRVWVLGALLPVWVFTTFVATFARVDGDSMNPTLRDGDLLLLLKYPRWLEAWGLPTSYPQRGDLLIFKAPADSPYSYETVWGIRHRPYNIKRVLGLPGDRVAITDGQVVVNGQAVAESYVNDGVLSDQPALRVPPGRVWVLGDNRLIGESLDSRAYGPVSLTDAAGPVNLRLWPNPGLVHR, encoded by the coding sequence ATGCCCCGCGTGACGCCCGTTCCCTCCCGCCGGTCCCCGGGCGGCGATCTGCTCGGTGAGTTGCGGGCCTTCTGGCGGGTCTGGGTGCTCGGAGCGCTGCTGCCGGTGTGGGTCTTCACGACCTTCGTGGCGACCTTTGCCCGGGTGGACGGCGACAGCATGAACCCGACCCTGCGCGACGGCGACCTGCTCCTGCTCCTCAAGTACCCGCGCTGGCTGGAGGCCTGGGGCCTGCCCACGTCTTACCCACAGCGCGGCGACCTCCTCATCTTCAAGGCTCCGGCGGACAGCCCCTACAGCTACGAAACGGTGTGGGGCATCCGGCACCGCCCCTACAACATCAAGCGCGTGCTGGGCCTGCCCGGCGATAGGGTCGCCATCACGGACGGGCAGGTGGTCGTGAACGGGCAAGCAGTAGCCGAGAGTTACGTCAACGACGGCGTGCTCTCCGATCAGCCCGCCCTGCGCGTGCCGCCCGGCAGGGTGTGGGTGCTGGGCGACAACCGCCTCATCGGCGAGAGTCTGGATTCCCGCGCCTACGGCCCCGTCTCGCTCACCGACGCCGCCGGACCCGTCAACCTGCGGCTGTGGCCGAATCCCGGGCTGGTGCACCGCTGA
- a CDS encoding insulinase family protein — MTTGTLPALPTPGERLGRFVVERVENLPEMQGTLVLLRHELGARHAHVARDDDNLAFGVTFPTVPKDSTGVAHILEHVVLMGSQRYPVPDPFFAMIPRSLNTFMNAMTASDWTTYPFSTRNEQDFYNLLSVYLDATFFPLLRYESFRQDGHRFEFDTPDDPSTPLRLQGVVYNEMKGAMAAPGSVMYRAFGKALYPDLTYANNSGGSPEDIPDLTYEGLRNFHAAHYHPSNAFFYTYGRVDLRRVLDEIETHVLSRFSPQTLDVSIPDQPAFEGPRRVDVTYPGTDVERGGQVSVAWKLGHSTDPDLNLRWSVLSDVLLGNPAAPLTRPLIESGLGSALADLSGYRDNFREGAFAVGLKGVGAGKAGEVQSLVLDTLTGIVRDGIDPALIESSLHQFEIGQREVSNAGTPYGLQVMFRLLGPWLYGGDPVTGLRLDAELESLRTDLAQGRVFETMIQQGLLDNPHRVTLVLAPDPDLAARTEQAERELVGRLSAGFTEEDRARIVRESLQLQSLQAQESDPNVLPTLGLSDVPPTVARPPYTTEEQGRALVGRVPQPTGGLTYLDVQVRLPDLPDDLLDTLPLYAFAVTRSGAAGQDYVTLARRIEAVTGGISASVGVGGKPDSLDDLRLSLTFSGKALARNGDALALVLRDVIAAPEFDRERLTQLLKQRLAGLKASVVNAGSAYAERLASAQVSPAGSIEERLSGLTALVTLKQIVEGDEVDALLERFARLRELILAGKPLLCLTATETDLGLDLTAVTGEFGGDAPVGHPAPSLLSGGPQARTADSPVAFNAVAFRTVPYTHPDSPALLVLSRLLRSEYLLKEIREKGGAYGGGAGFDARGGVFTMSSYRDPHITRTYEVFRDARPFLDTELGEREVTEAILGASKTLDPLTSPDTVGRLRFYGDQAGYTPEVQEAYKTRLLRVTLDDLKRAMDAHLTPENAGYALVAGHDPNPETEALGLHFEVRGV, encoded by the coding sequence ATGACAACCGGAACCTTGCCCGCCCTCCCCACTCCCGGCGAGCGGCTGGGGCGCTTCGTGGTGGAACGGGTGGAAAATCTACCCGAGATGCAGGGCACCCTCGTGCTGCTGCGGCATGAGTTGGGCGCCCGCCACGCCCACGTGGCCCGCGACGACGACAACCTCGCCTTCGGGGTGACCTTTCCCACCGTGCCGAAAGACTCGACCGGCGTGGCGCACATCCTCGAACACGTCGTGCTGATGGGGTCTCAGCGCTACCCGGTGCCCGACCCCTTCTTCGCCATGATCCCGCGCTCGCTGAACACCTTCATGAACGCGATGACGGCGAGCGACTGGACGACCTACCCCTTCTCCACCCGCAACGAGCAGGACTTCTACAACCTCCTCTCCGTCTACCTCGACGCCACCTTCTTCCCCCTGCTGCGGTACGAGAGCTTCCGTCAGGACGGCCACCGCTTCGAGTTCGACACGCCCGACGACCCGAGTACGCCGCTGCGGCTCCAGGGCGTCGTCTACAACGAGATGAAGGGGGCGATGGCGGCCCCCGGCTCGGTGATGTACCGCGCATTCGGCAAGGCGCTCTACCCCGACCTCACCTACGCGAACAACTCCGGCGGCTCGCCCGAGGACATCCCGGACCTCACCTACGAGGGCCTGCGGAATTTCCACGCGGCGCACTACCACCCCAGCAACGCCTTTTTCTACACGTATGGGCGGGTGGACCTCCGCCGGGTGCTGGACGAGATCGAGACGCACGTCCTGTCGCGCTTCTCGCCGCAGACCCTCGACGTGAGCATCCCCGACCAGCCCGCCTTCGAGGGGCCGCGCCGGGTGGACGTAACCTACCCCGGCACCGACGTGGAGCGCGGCGGTCAGGTCAGCGTGGCCTGGAAGCTCGGCCACTCGACCGACCCCGACCTCAACCTGCGCTGGAGCGTTCTTTCGGACGTGTTGCTCGGCAACCCCGCCGCTCCCCTCACCCGCCCGCTGATCGAGTCGGGGCTGGGAAGCGCCCTGGCCGACCTCTCCGGTTACCGCGACAACTTCCGGGAGGGGGCCTTCGCGGTCGGTCTCAAGGGGGTGGGCGCCGGGAAGGCGGGCGAGGTGCAGTCGCTCGTGCTCGACACGCTGACGGGCATCGTGCGGGACGGCATCGACCCCGCGCTGATCGAGAGCAGCCTCCACCAGTTCGAGATCGGGCAGCGGGAGGTGTCGAACGCCGGGACCCCCTACGGCCTGCAAGTCATGTTCCGCCTTCTGGGGCCTTGGCTCTACGGCGGCGACCCGGTGACCGGACTGCGGCTGGACGCCGAGCTGGAGAGCCTGCGGACGGACCTCGCCCAGGGGCGCGTGTTCGAGACGATGATCCAGCAGGGGCTCCTCGACAACCCCCACCGCGTGACCCTCGTCCTCGCGCCCGACCCCGACCTCGCCGCGCGCACCGAGCAGGCCGAGCGCGAACTCGTGGGGCGGCTGAGCGCGGGCTTCACCGAGGAGGACCGCGCCCGCATCGTCCGCGAGAGTCTGCAACTCCAGTCCCTCCAGGCGCAGGAGAGCGACCCGAACGTGCTTCCCACCCTGGGCCTGTCCGACGTGCCGCCCACCGTCGCCCGCCCGCCGTACACGACCGAGGAGCAGGGTCGAGCCTTGGTCGGTCGTGTGCCGCAGCCCACCGGGGGCCTGACCTACCTCGACGTGCAGGTGCGCTTGCCCGACCTTCCCGACGATCTGCTGGACACCCTGCCCCTGTACGCCTTCGCGGTCACCCGCAGCGGGGCCGCGGGCCAGGACTACGTGACCCTCGCGCGGCGCATCGAGGCCGTCACGGGCGGGATCAGCGCGAGTGTCGGCGTGGGCGGCAAGCCGGACAGCCTCGACGACCTGCGCCTCTCGCTGACCTTCAGCGGCAAGGCTCTGGCCCGCAACGGGGACGCGCTCGCCCTCGTCCTCCGCGACGTGATCGCCGCCCCCGAGTTCGACCGCGAGCGGCTGACGCAACTCCTCAAGCAGCGCCTCGCCGGGCTCAAGGCCAGCGTGGTCAACGCGGGCAGCGCCTACGCCGAACGCCTGGCGAGCGCGCAGGTCAGCCCCGCCGGGAGCATCGAGGAGCGTCTGAGCGGCCTGACCGCCCTCGTCACCCTGAAGCAGATCGTCGAGGGGGACGAGGTAGACGCGCTGCTCGAACGCTTCGCCCGCCTCCGCGAGCTGATCCTGGCCGGGAAGCCGTTGCTCTGCCTCACCGCGACAGAGACGGACCTCGGGCTCGACCTGACGGCGGTGACGGGCGAGTTCGGGGGAGACGCCCCGGTCGGCCACCCCGCGCCCAGCCTCCTCTCTGGCGGTCCCCAGGCGCGCACGGCGGACTCCCCGGTCGCCTTCAACGCGGTCGCCTTCCGGACGGTGCCGTACACGCACCCGGACAGCCCGGCGCTGCTCGTCCTCTCCCGGCTGCTGCGGAGCGAGTATCTGCTCAAGGAAATCCGCGAGAAGGGCGGCGCGTACGGCGGCGGGGCGGGCTTCGACGCGCGGGGCGGCGTGTTCACCATGTCGAGCTACCGCGACCCCCACATCACCCGCACGTACGAGGTCTTCCGGGACGCCCGGCCGTTCCTCGACACGGAACTCGGCGAGCGCGAGGTCACGGAGGCGATCCTGGGGGCCAGCAAGACCCTCGACCCCCTGACGAGCCCGGACACCGTGGGCCGCCTGCGCTTCTACGGCGACCAGGCCGGGTACACCCCCGAGGTGCAGGAGGCGTACAAGACTCGGCTGCTGCGGGTGACCCTGGACGACCTGAAGCGCGCGATGGACGCGCATCTCACGCCTGAGAACGCCGGGTACGCCCTCGTCGCGGGTCACGACCCGAACCCCGAGACGGAGGCGCTGGGGCTGCACTTCGAGGTGCGGGGCGTGTAG
- a CDS encoding Ig domain-containing protein — protein sequence MRQLALRRALPACALLTSGMLLVACGSTTSTSTTTGTSSTSDPLYFTTTSLPVAYLAETYDAPVGVAGGAGPYSLRVGSGTLPPGLTLRGGRLGGTPTKAGTYTFAVEAADANLSTKVQTYTLNIGELPPLALKPQLPGGEIRGETRIPLNITAPRTVRAARMTWDLPEGVAVTRVQPAEGGGVLFWKQSGRTLTVDVGFKNVPRSGARVALVSVKPPRAVTLDAGRFAFEARDGTGKVLATSGGTAPAPGAAPSTGTTTTPGTSGTSTSTSTGTQTTPGTSTTTSPGTSQSGGQP from the coding sequence ATGAGACAGCTCGCCCTCCGCCGGGCCCTGCCCGCGTGCGCGCTGCTGACGAGTGGGATGCTGCTCGTCGCCTGCGGCAGCACGACCTCCACCTCGACGACCACCGGCACGTCGAGTACGAGTGATCCCCTCTACTTCACGACGACCAGCCTGCCCGTCGCGTACCTCGCCGAGACCTACGACGCCCCGGTGGGCGTGGCGGGCGGGGCGGGGCCGTACTCGCTGCGGGTGGGCTCGGGGACACTGCCCCCCGGTCTCACCCTGCGCGGCGGGCGCCTGGGCGGCACGCCGACGAAGGCGGGGACGTACACCTTCGCGGTGGAGGCGGCGGACGCCAACCTCAGCACCAAGGTCCAGACGTACACCCTGAACATCGGCGAGCTGCCCCCGCTGGCCCTGAAACCCCAGCTTCCGGGCGGGGAGATTCGCGGCGAGACGCGCATCCCGCTCAACATCACGGCGCCGCGCACGGTGCGGGCCGCGCGGATGACGTGGGACCTGCCCGAGGGCGTGGCCGTCACCCGCGTGCAACCCGCCGAGGGCGGCGGCGTCCTGTTCTGGAAGCAGTCGGGCCGTACCCTGACCGTGGACGTGGGGTTCAAGAACGTGCCGCGGAGCGGAGCGCGGGTGGCCTTGGTGAGCGTGAAGCCGCCCAGGGCCGTGACCCTCGACGCGGGCCGCTTCGCCTTCGAGGCACGTGACGGCACGGGCAAGGTGCTCGCCACCTCGGGCGGGACGGCTCCGGCTCCGGGCGCCGCCCCCTCCACGGGCACGACGACCACGCCCGGCACCAGCGGGACCTCCACGTCCACCTCGACCGGGACCCAGACCACGCCGGGCACCTCGACCACGACGAGCCCCGGCACGTCCCAGAGCGGGGGCCAGCCGTGA
- a CDS encoding DUF1684 domain-containing protein has translation MVTAGEAHARALADFRRRKDEHFASGRGPITGAELAGFRGLSYYPPDPAWALTAPALRADGAEVTLGTNTGETRVMARFGTATADLPGGPHTFTLYAPPGENFPERVFVPFRDATSGPETYGAGRYLDAPLVRAPEGEGMLVHLDFNLAYHPYCAYGEGWTCPLPPRENWVDQPVPAGERLPGVEA, from the coding sequence CTGGTGACGGCGGGGGAGGCGCACGCGCGGGCGCTGGCCGACTTCCGCCGCCGCAAGGACGAGCACTTCGCCTCGGGGCGTGGGCCGATCACGGGGGCGGAGCTGGCGGGCTTCCGGGGCCTGAGCTACTATCCGCCCGACCCGGCCTGGGCCCTCACCGCTCCGGCCCTGCGGGCCGACGGCGCCGAGGTCACCCTCGGCACGAACACGGGCGAGACGCGCGTCATGGCCCGCTTCGGCACGGCGACGGCGGACCTGCCCGGCGGGCCGCACACCTTCACCCTCTACGCCCCTCCCGGCGAGAACTTCCCGGAGCGGGTCTTCGTCCCCTTCCGCGACGCGACGAGCGGGCCGGAGACGTACGGGGCCGGGCGCTACCTCGACGCGCCGCTCGTCCGGGCGCCGGAGGGTGAGGGAATGCTCGTCCATCTCGACTTCAACCTCGCCTATCACCCGTACTGCGCCTACGGGGAGGGCTGGACCTGTCCGCTGCCCCCGCGCGAGAACTGGGTGGACCAGCCCGTGCCCGCCGGGGAGCGGCTGCCGGGCGTGGAGGCCTGA
- a CDS encoding RNA-binding S4 domain-containing protein, producing the protein MNDDARPAPEERDTIDLQDFLKLRGMVETGGEAKFRVQGGEVRLNGAIETRRRKKLRRGDIVEYAGERVRVDW; encoded by the coding sequence ATGAACGACGACGCACGGCCCGCCCCCGAGGAGCGCGACACCATCGATCTCCAGGACTTCCTCAAGCTGCGCGGCATGGTCGAGACGGGCGGCGAGGCGAAGTTCCGGGTGCAGGGCGGCGAGGTGCGGCTCAACGGCGCCATCGAGACGCGGCGGCGCAAGAAGCTGCGGCGCGGGGACATCGTGGAGTACGCGGGTGAGCGCGTGCGGGTGGACTGGTGA